One Siniperca chuatsi isolate FFG_IHB_CAS linkage group LG8, ASM2008510v1, whole genome shotgun sequence DNA segment encodes these proteins:
- the ankhd1 gene encoding ankyrin repeat and KH domain-containing protein 1 isoform X2: MQDAVAGTAMLTDGFEDEIDSVTPRSPVAGMGVGATPGGVGLGGIGIGVGGKKVRLYGEPGGPAAERLDFKLAAAAVLSSGPGSGSDEDEVSEVESFILDQEDLDNPIMKTASELLLSSATDGVDLRTVDPETQARLEALLEAAGIGKLSTADGKAFADPEVLRRLTSSVSCALDEAAAALTRMRAENTLNAGQADNLVIFSRSLAEACSDGDVNAVRKLLDEGRSVNEHTEEGESLLCLACSAGYYELAQVLLAMHANVEDRGIKGDITPLMAAASGGYVDIVKLLLVHGADVNAQSSTGNTALTYACAGGFVDVVKVLLKEGANIEDHNENGHTPLMEAASAGHVEVARVLLEYGAGINTHSNEFKESALTLACYKGHLDMVRFLLEAGADQEHKTDEMHTALMEACMDGHVEVARLLLDSGAQVNMPADSFESPLTLAACGGHVELAALLIERGANLEEVNDEGYTPLMEAAREGHEEMVALLLAQGANINAQTEETQETALTLACCGGFLEVADFLIKAGADIELGCSTPLMEAAQEGHLELVKYLLAAGANVHATTATGDTALTYACENGHTDVADVLLQAGANLEHESEGGRTPLMKAARAGHLCTVQFLISKGANVNRATANNDHTVVSLACAGGHLAVVELLLAHGADPTHRLKDGSTMLIEAAKGGHTNVVSYLLDYPNNILSVPAPDLSQLTPPSQDTSQVPRVPFQALAMVVPPQEPDRAPSNIVTPPPVSSKGVSKQRQAALQPGVPSSVGRGPEAEPLPPFHLCQPLECIVEETEGKLNELGQRISAIEKAQLQSLELIQGEPLTKDKIEELKKSREEQVQKKKKILKELQKVERQLQLKTQQQFTKEYMEAKGLKEEQEAGQSQGPGPGPGSTTSASGPLPTTPGALVHTSSDTDEEAIKDGEQEELPGEEGEEEEEDDDEEEGSEEEADGEEDDYLKLPRVGTILQSNAPQQPQQPPLPPSPQAQAQPQPPPPPLQAAFVPIQPLPDYNPADYPGSTSPELQRVLVGQQMLGQQQQGQQLAGLGPGMIPQQAPDGLMVATPAQTLTDTLDDIMAAVSSRVPMLNTTTSPTPLSQPPTQMPANIASPPSVLPLYPSVDIDAHTESNHDTALTLACAGGHEELVSVLIARGANIEHRDKKGFTPLILAATAGHVGVVEVLLDKGGDIEAQSERTKDTPLSLACSGGRQEVVELLLLRGANKEHRNVSDYTPLSLAASGGYVNIIKILLNAGAEINSRTGSKLGISPLMLAAMNGHVPAVKLLLDMGSDINAQIETNRNTALTLACFQGRAEVVSLLLDRKANVEHRAKTGLTPLMEAASGGYAEVGRVLLDKGADVNAPPVPSSRDTALTIAADKGHYKFCELLINRGAHIDVRNKKGNTPLWLAANGGHFDVVQLLVHASADVDAADNRKITPLMAAFRKGHVKVVQYLVKEVNQFPSDIECMRYIATIADKELLKKCHQCMETIVKAKDQQAAEANKNASILLKELDLEKSREESKKQALAAKREKRKEKRKKKKEEQKRKQEEEEGQKTKEEFFEMQEQKEDSADETEVPIEPPSATTTTTIGISATSTTFTTAFGKKRASVATTPSTNRKNKKNKTKDSSPNEPIILQDPQVALAQHKADKNKIHGEPRGGGGGVTGGNSDSDPLDSTDCASESSSSGGKSQELNYLPDLTSSASSYSSSSSSSSSSAPSSGAAQSQALLRGPEKRHFPQPQTDGKVDNKVTVSISKPTQKAPDMNDSTSNSLPSPFKTMALPVTSPNSKLSLTSPKRGQKREEGWKEVVRRSKKLSVPASVVSRIMGRGGCNITAIQDVTGAHIDVDKQKDKNGERMITIRGGTESTRYAVQLINALIQDPAKELEDLIPRNHIRAPGSKTTSASFPSTTGASSGSTTGPKALSSLVTSTGVSFQPSSSSSSSSSQAGGKIGKGLSSNVRQPFPVSLPLAYAHPQLALLAAQTMHQIRHPRLPMAQFGGTFSPAASTWGPFPVRPVSPGSANSSPKHNGGTNSTGGQARPNSTHSEHSNTVSSGASVTTTNTTTISAPNTSTASPHTPNPTPYNPQPSIPTPSSVRKQLFAPDPKPTGVTPVSVAATSTSGSNAVRGTGSPAHHSSTTTTANPPQQPVGPISQPPIQPTKTEPSSVAPPGKDKPSLPVENQPLSVSESINSVGFTAPAMALPPKPEPRQQLPPPPSSVPSSEAPPPLLNPQHSSHLPSAPPPVLSHNVAHPNNTVPHFSAPAPRVSHRMQPPGPYYSLPEQQQQQQQQQQQTQQQSVFVPFNAQQEPLKQNQNQTSQPTNLPPQAQTQAQAQAPGSLQVSANLGMMNGSQMQHVANAGKPQQIPPNFGPAGLFNFSSIFDNNNQVGNNQVWGACHLPTRSPPEQSYSAPPAYMSMGQMENMMPPPPPDSSKAPGYRSASQRMVNSPIALTSYATSMSGSPVYLHGHTPVGTPSFSRQHFSPHPWSASTSGESPVPPPSTVSSSALSTSAVAPPPQPKPGSSSQQDRKVPPPIGTERLARIRQTGSVNPPLLTTSYTASVGQGGIWSFGVGSASEAMSGWSQPLMSSHMMHPQQQAEQSAFSQHQPMEQDDTGIANPANNYHPPQHLPNSYMDFPKGMPMSMYGGTMLPPHLPMAEGPGGPMYNGLHAGDPAWSPIIKVVPNNADNSDPQQQVWPGTWAPHVGNVHLNHVN; encoded by the exons TCTGGTTATTTTCAGCCGTAGTTTAGCAGAGGCGTGCTCAGATGGGGATGTCAACGCTGTGCGCAAATTACTGGATGAGGGACGGAGCGTCAACGAACACACAGAGGAAGGGGAGAGCCTGTTATGCCTCGCCTGCTCAGCTGGCTACTATGAACTTGCACAG GTTTTGTTGGCCATGCATGCCAATGTGGAGGACCGGGGCATTAAGGGGGACATAACGCCACTTATGGCAGCTGCCAGCGGAGGTTATGTGGACATAGTGAAACTACTTCTGGTCCACGGGGCAGATGTTAATGCACAATCCTCCACAG GCAACACAGCTCTGACGTACGCATGTGCCGGTGGCTTCGTGGATGTGGTAAAGGTGCTGCTGAAAGAGGGTGCTAATATTGAGGACCACAACGAGAACGGACACACACCTCTAATGGAGGCGGCCAGTGCTGGCCACGTCGAGGTAGCCAGGGTACTCTTGGAGTATGGCGCCGGAATCAACACACACTCCAATGAGTTCAAAGAGAGTGCTCTCACACTCGCCTGCTACAAAG GTCACTTGGACATGGTGCGGTTTCTGTTGGAGGCTGGAGCAGACCAGGAACATAAAACAGATGAGATGCACACAGCACTGATGGAGGCATGCATG GACGGCCATGTGGAGGTGGCACGGCTGCTGTTGGACAGCGGTGCGCAGGTCAACATGCCAGCCGATTCATTTGAGTCGCCCCTTACCCTTGCAGCCTGTGGCGGACACGTGGAGCTGGCAGCCTTGCTCATAGAAAGAGGAGCCAACTTGGAGGAG GTCAATGATGAGGGCTACACCCCTCTGATGGAGGCAGCTAGAGAAGGCCATGAGGAGATGGTAGCACTGCTGCTGGCTCAAG GTGCTAACATCAATGCCCAGACAGAGGAGACCCAGGAGACAGCTTTGACTCTAGCATGCTGTGGGGGCTTCTTGGAAGTGGCCGACTTCCTCATCAAGGCAGGCGCCGACATTGAGTTGGGCTGCTCCACCCCGCTAATGGAGGCTGCACAGGAAGGCCATCTGGAGTTGGTCAAATACCTACTGGCTGCAG GGGCAAACGTTCATGCCACCACGGCAACGGGTGACACAGCGTTGACATATGCGTGTGAGAACGGACACACTGATGTGGCGGATGTGCTGCTGCAGGCCGGAGCCAACTTG GAACATGAGTCTGAAGGGGGGCGGACGCCCTTGATGAAGGCAGCAAGGGCGGGACATCTCTGTACAGTGCAGTTCCTTATCAGCAAAG GTGCTAATGTGAACAGAGCTACTGCCAATAATGATCACACAGTGGTGTCTCTGGCCTGCGCTGGAGGACATCTGGCTGtggtggagctgctgctggcacACGGGGCAGATCCTACACACAGACTCAAA GATGGTTCAACCATGTTGATAGAAGCTGCTAAGGGCGGCCACACCAATGTGGTGTCCTACCTGTTGGACTACCCCAACAACATCCTGTCTGTCCCAGCCCCTGATCTCTCCCAGCTCACTCCCCCCTCGCAAGATACCTCTCAG GTTCCTCGTGTCCCATTCCAAGCTCTCGCCATGGTAGTGCCCCCTCAGGAGCCCGACCGTGCCCCATCAAATATCGTTACACCCCCACCCGTCTCCAGCAAAG GCGTGTCCAAACAGAGACAGGCAGCCCTTCAGCCCGGTGTCCCCAGCTCAGTTGGCCGGGGGCCTGAAGCAGAGCCTCTGCCGCCCTTCCACTTGTGCCAGCCTCTCGAGTGCATCGTGGAGGAGACGGAGGGGAAGCTGAACGAGCTGGGCCAGAGAATCAGCGCTATTGAGAAGGCCCAGCTTCAGTCACTAGAGCTAATTCAGGGGGAGCCGCTCACCAAAGATAAGATtgaggagctgaagaagagCCGAGAGGAGCAG gtgcagaagaagaagaaaatcttGAAGGAGCTGCAGAAGGTGGAGCGccagctgcagctgaaaacacagcaacagttCACCAAAGAGTACATGGAGGCGAAGGGTTtaaaggaggagcaggaggccgGACAGAGCCAGGGCCCAGGCCCGGGTCCCGGAAGTACGACGTCTGCTTCAGGGCCCCTTCCCACCACACCAGGTGCCCTAGTACACACCAGCTCTGACACGGATGAAGAGGCCATCAAAGATGGGGAGCAAGAGGAGCTGCCaggagaggaaggggaagaG GAAGAGGAAGACGATGACGAAGAGGAGGGctcagaggaagaggcagaTGGAGAAGAGGACGATTACCTCAAGCTTCCTCGGGTGGGCACAATCCTCCAAAGCAATGCGccacagcagccacagcagcctCCTCTGCCCCCTTCGCCACAGGCCCAGGCCCAGccccagcctcctcctccaccccttcAGGCTGCCTTCGTCCCTATCCAACCCCTGCCAGATTACAACCCTGCAGACTACCCAGGAAGCACCAGCCCAGAGCTGCAGAGGGTACTGGTGGGGCAGCAGATGCTGGGCCAACAACAGCAGGGTCAACAGTTGGCTGGGTTAGGCCCAGGAATGATACCTCAGCAGGCCCCAGATGGGCTCATGGTAGCTACACCTGCACAGACGCTCACAGACACGCTGGATGACATCATGGCAG CTGTGAGCAGCCGTGTGCCCATGCTGAACACTACAACCTCACCCACACCCCTGTCCCAGCCACCCACACAGATGCCCGCAAACATCGCCTCGCCCCCTTCAGTCCTGCCCCTCTACCCCTCTGTTGACATAGATGCACAT ACGGAGAGTAACCATGACACAGCACTGACGCTGGCGTGCGCAGGAGGACATGAGGAGCTCGTGTCTGTCCTCATTGCACGGGGAGCCAACATTGAGCATCGCGACAAAAAAG GTTTTACTCCGCTGATCCTGGCTGCCACTGCTGGCCACGTAGGAGTGGTGGAAGTGCTCCTGGACAAAGGGGGTGACATTGAGGCTCAGTCAGAGAGAACCAAAGACACGCCCCTCTCCCTGGCCTGCTCTGGGGGACGCCAGGAG GTGGTTGAGTTGCTGCTGCTTAGGGGAGCCAATAAGGAACACCGCAATGTTTCAGACTACACGCCTCTTAGCCTGGCTGCTTCTGGGGGTTACGTCAACATCATCAAGATACTCCTCAATGCTGGAGCTGAGATTAACTCCAG GACTGGCAGTAAGCTGGGAATCTCTCCTCTGATGCTGGCGGCTATGAATGGTCACGTACCGGCAGTGAAGCTGTTGCTCGATATGGGCTCGGACATCAACGCCCAGATTGAGACCAACAGAAACACAGCTCTGACCCTAGCATGCTTCCAGGGGCGGGCTGAGGTCGTCAGTCTGCTGCTAGATCGCAAGGCCAACGTAGAGCATCGTGCTAAG ACTGGCCTTACTCCTCTGATGGAGGCAGCCTCAGGAGGTTATGCAGAGGTGGGCCGAGTGCTGCTGGATAAAGGCGCTGATGTCAACGCTCCCCCTGTTCCCTCATCCCGAGACACTGCCCTCACCATTGCTGCAGACAAGGGCCACTACAAGTTTTGTGAGCTACTTATCAACAG gGGTGCCCATATCGACGTACGAAACAAGAAAGGGAACACTCCTCTCTGGCTTGCAGCAAACGGTGGCCATTTTGACGTGGTCCAGCTCTTGGTGCATGCCAGTGCTGATGTGGATGCAGCCGACAACCGCAAGATTACCCCACTCATGGCTGCTTTTCGGAAG ggTCATGTGAAGGTGGTGCAGTATCTTGTGAAGGAAGTCAACCAATTCCCATCAGATATTGAGTGCATGAGATATATCGCCACAATCGCTGACAAG GAGCTGTTGAAGAAGTGCCACCAGTGCATGGAGACCATTGTCAAAGCCAAAGACCAGCAGGCAGCCGAGGCCAACAAGAATGCTAGCATTCTCCTCAAGGAGCTAGACTTGGAGAAG TCCCGGGAGGAGAGCAAGAAACAGGCCCTGGCTGCTAAACGTGAGAAGCGTAAAGAGAAAcgcaagaagaagaaggaggagcagaagaggaagcaggaggaagaggaggggcaGAAAACCAAGGAGGAGTTCTTTGAGATgcaggagcagaaggaggatTCAGCTGACG AAACAGAGGTTCCTATTGAGCCTCCAAGtgcaaccaccaccaccaccattgGTATATCTGCCACCTCCACCACTTTCACTACAGCTTTTGGTAAGAAGCGAGCAAGTGTGGCCACTACCCCAAGCACCAATCGcaagaacaaaaagaacaaaaccaagGACTCTTCGCCCAACGAACCCATCATATTACAGGATCCGCAG GTTGCACTAGCACAGCACAAGGCTGACAAGAACAAGATCCACGGTGAGCCacggggtgggggtgggggagtgACAGGTGGCAACAGCGATTCTGACCCCTTGGATAGCACCGACTGTGCcagtgagagcagcagcagcggggGCAAGAGTCAGGAGCTCAACTACCTCCCTGACCTcacctcctccgcctcctcctactcctcctcttcctcctcctcctcttcctcagcccCCTCCTCAGGAGCAGCCCAGTCCCAGGCCCTCCTGCGCGGCCCAGAGAAGAGACACTTTCCTCAGCCGCAGACTGACGGCAAGGTGGACAACAAGGTCACAGTGTCCATCTCAAAACCAACGCAAAA AGCTCCGGACATGAACGACTCCACCTCCAACTCCTTGCCCTCTCCATTCAAGACCATGGCTCTTCCCGTCACCTCACCCAACAGCAAACTCAGCCTCACAAGCCCCAAGAGAGGtcagaagagagaagaaggttGGAAGGAGGTGGTCAGACG ATCAAAGAAGCTGTCTGTGCCAGCCTCTGTTGTGTCTCGGATCATGGGCCGGGGAGGCTGCAACATCACAGCCATCCAGGATGTGACAGGAGCTCACATTGACGTAGACAAACAGAAGGACAAGAACGGGGAGAGGATGATCACCATCAG AGGAGGCACAGAGTCCACAAGGTATGCAGTCCAGCTGATCAATGCTCTAATCCAAGACCCAGCCAAAGAGCTTGAAGATCTGATCCCCCGGAATCACATCAGAGCCCCAGGCTCTAAAACGACCTCAGCTTCCTTCCCAAGTACCACAGGGGCCTCCAGCGGTTCAACCACTGGGCCAAAGGCCCTAAGCTCGTTGGTCACCTCCACAGGCGTCTCGTTCCAGCCCTCTTCATCCtcgtcttcatcctcctctcagGCCGGGGGAAAGATTGGGAAGGGGCTCTCATCAAATGTCAGACAGCCTTTCCCTGTGTCTTTGCCCTTGGCGTACGCCCACCCTCAGCTGGCTCTACTGGCCGCTCAGACCATGCACCAGATCAGACACCCTCGTCTACCCATGGCCCAGTTTGGTGGCACCTTCTCTCCCGCCGCCAGCACCTGGGGACCCTTCCCTGTGCGTCCTGTTAGTCCCGGCAGTGCTAACAGCTCTCCCAAACACAATGGAGGAACCAACAGCACTGGAGGCCAGGCCAGACCCAACTCGACCCATAGTGAGCACAGCAACACAGTCAGCTCAGGAGCCTCAGTCACgaccaccaacaccaccaccatcagTGCTCCTAACACATCTACAGCCTCGCCTCATACTCCTAATCCTACCCCATACAATCCCCAGCCGAGCATCCCCACTCCTTCCTCTGTCAGAAAACAGCTCTTCGCCCCTGACCCCAAGCCTACTGGTGTCACCCCTGTGTCTGTTGCCGCCACTTCTACTAGTGGCAGCAATGCAGTACGAGGCACAGGTTCTCCTGCACATCACAGTTCCACTACAACTACCGCTAATCCCCCTCAGCAGCCAGTCGGTCCTATCTCACAGCCCCCCATCCAGCCAACTAAAACAGAGCCCAGTTCCGTTGCCCCTCCTGGAAAAGACAAACCCTCTCTACCTGTAGAGAACCAGCCTTTGTCTGTCAGTGAGAGCATCAACTCTGTGGGTTTCACGGCCCCTGCCATGGCTTTACCTCCCAAGCCAGAGCCTCGACAGCAGTtacctccccctccctcctctgtaCCCTCCTCAGAGGCGCCACCACCCCTCCTCAACCCGCAGCACAGCTCCCACCTCCCCTCagcacctcctcctgtcctctcaCACAATGTTGCACACCCCAACAACACTGTACCCCACTTCTCAGCCCCTGCGCCCAGAGTCTCCCATCGTATGCAGCCACCAGGGCCTTACTATTCCCttcctgagcagcagcagcagcaacaacagcagcagcaacagacgCAACAACAATCTGTGTTTGTGCCCTTCAATGCTCAGCAAGAACCCCTGAAACAGAACCAAAACCAGACGTCCCAGCCCACAAATTTGCCTCCACAAGCCCAGACCCAAGCTCAAGCCCAGGCTCCAGGCTCCCTTCAGGTCTCTGCTAACCTGGGGATGATGAATGGTTCCCAGATGCAGCATGTGGCCAATGCAGGCAAGCCTCAGCAGATACCCCCCAACTTCGGTCCTGCAGGCCTCTTCAACTTCAGCAGCATCTTTGATAACAATAACCAG GTTGGAAACAATCAGGTGTGGGGTGCATGCCATCTACCAACTCGATCACCTCCAGAACAGTCGTACTCAGCCCCACCAGCCTACATGAGCATGGGCCAGATGGAGAATATGATGCCCCCACCTCCTCCAGACAGCTCCAAAGCCCCTGGCTACCGCTCTGCCTCACAGAGGATGGTCAACAGCCCCATCG CTTTGACCAGTTATGCCACCAGTATGTCTGGCAGCCCTGTGTATCTGCACGGTCATACACCAGTTGGCACACCCTCATTCAGCAGACAGCACTTTTCCCCTCACCCATGGAGTGCATCCACATCAG GTGAATCTCCTGTCCCGCCTCCCTCTACGGTGTCATCTTCTGCCCTTTCCACCTCAGCTGTGGCCCCCCCTCCCCAGCCTAAGCCAGGCAGCTCCTCGCAGCAGGACCGGAAGGTCCCCCCACCCATCGGCACAGAGCGGCTGGCTAGGATCAGGCAGACGGGTTCTGTCAACCCACCTCTCCTCACCACCAGCTACACGGCATCTGTTGGACAGGGAGGCATTTGGTCGTTCGGGGTCGGCAGTGCTTCAG AGGCCATGTCTGGTTGGTCCCAGCCCCTGATGAGCAGCCACATGATGCACcctcagcagcaggcagagcagTCTGCCTTCTCTCAGCACCAGCCCATGGAGCAGGACGACACAGGCATCGCAAACCCTGCTAACAACTACCACCCGCCTCAGCATTTGCCCAACAGTTACATGGACTTCCCAAAG GGCATGCCTATGTCAATGTATGGAGGAACAATGCTGCCCCCTCATCTTCCCATGGCAGAGGGGCCGGGGGGACCAATGTACAATGGTTTGCACGCTGGTGACCCCGCATGGAGCCCCATTATCAAAGTGGTCCCCAACAATGCAGATAACTCTGACCCACAACAGCAG GTGTGGCCTGGTACCTGGGCACCTCATGTGGGCAATGTGCACTTGAACCACGTCAACTAG